One part of the Solanum stenotomum isolate F172 unplaced genomic scaffold, ASM1918654v1 scaffold3809, whole genome shotgun sequence genome encodes these proteins:
- the LOC125852656 gene encoding uncharacterized protein LOC125852656, with translation MWLAATEHQKKKFVQRMQQIKILSPAAYEWLNEFPLEKWTMYKDGGRRWGAMTTNVSESYNGLLKKARGLPVTTMVRMTFKTLVDRFVERNNLAIALLQSNMPWPLAIDKKFNDYYQKAQRHTDMMTYNTGDGVFEILTFAHDGKGGNVHKVTAEGKKCSCGKWRNYHMPCSHAIKFCGLRGIEPKYM, from the coding sequence ATGTGGTTGGCTGCTACAGAGCACCAGAAGAAAAAGTTTGTGCAACGGatgcaacaaattaaaatattgtctCCTGCAGCATATGAATGGTTAAATGAATTTCCTTTGGAAAAATGGACAATGTATAAGGATGGTGGTCGTAGATGGGGTGCCATGACGACAAATGTGTCTGAGTCATATAATGGTTTATTGAAAAAAGCTCGGGGGCTTCCTGTGACTACCATGGTTCGAATGACGTTCAAAACTCTTGTTGATCGTTTTGTCGAAAGAAACAACCTTGCAATCGCATTACTTCAAAGTAATATGCCGTGGCCTCTTGCAatagataaaaaatttaatgattATTATCAAAAAGCTCAAAGGCACACAGATATGATGACGTACAACACTGGTGATGGAGTATTTGAAATTCTTACTTTTGCTCATGATGGTAAAGGTGGAAATGTCCACAAGGTTACTGCAGAAGGTAAGAAATGTTCTTGTGGAAAATGGAGAAATTATCATATGCCTTGCTCGCATGCCATTAAATTTTGTGGACTTCGCGGAATCGAGCCAAAGTATATGTAA